AAAATGTGATTTAGGGTTGATTAGGGGTTCTCTTCCTTCACGGCCAAACCCAGTTTTGggttcttctcctttctttgtTCATTCTTTCTCTTGGGACAAAAAGTCAATCTTGAGACTCTTCTTCTCTCACTAGAAGCGGATTAGGGGAGCACGAGCAcccaccttcatcttctcttcaCTCAATTTCTACATCTTCTTTTGTTCTCAGTTTGTGCCGTAAGGGGAGAActtcatttctcttctctttcttggtTCTGGGTGGGCCACCTACCAGCACCTTCATTAGCGCCACCCGTGCATGCAACAACAACCCCCACGAAACCCATTATCGCGAATCAAATGAACCTAAAACGAAAAAACAAATTCATGGAAAAAGATCAAGAAAGGACCACCCCTAATCGTGATCACCAAAACCAACATCCTTCCAAAGAACAAATCAGATACATACTCCAAAAGAAAATTCCAAGTTCAGAAACCCTAACATTTCCAATCTGAACCCTCATCCCTCACTTCGCAAAACCCAAAACTCAAGCCTGCAGGAAATAACATAATCCCTAACCACTTGCAAAACAGAGAAGAACCAAGAATTTCCCAAATCAATTTTGAAAcgaaaatcatatattcaaattaacaaaaaccagataacacaacaaaaaccccCAAATCGAAACCCTCAATTGCGAGTCCTATTGTCGCGAAACCTTATGAGAACAGTGGGCTTCTCGCATCACGACTACGTTGGAGGTTGAACCTTCGCGGAGGCACCGTCGCTGTAACCCTCACCGCGCCGCGAGAAAGGAGTTCGCTCTCGTTTCTACGAAACTCCGACAGACCCACTATGGTCAATTGGACCATCGCAAGCTTTAGTTTTCCTATGGCGGTGCAGGTGTAAGGAAGTCTTTCCCCCTTGCattcagaaaccctaattttttagGTGGAGAATGACAGTCCCTCATTGACTACGTCATATTTTAGTCAATGCAGGTCAGCAGTTAAATGACATGTCATTCACTTATTGCACAGTCAAGGCAGGTCAGCAGTTAAATGACATGTCATTCACTTATTGCACAGTTGGACAGTGCGTCGTTAACTATTTAAACGACGTCTgcaaaaaagactaaattgaacataaattacattttgTAAGGCAATATtgatcagaaaaaaaaaattaggaccacTTTGAATAAAACTGACAAAAATTAGAATCAAAATTGATATTAAGCCTAAAATTAAACACGTgtttataaacatttttgtaAAGGTTCTTTTATAGGTTTTTCTGAATTAAAGATAGAAAAGTTATTTTGTCTACAGTTTAagctttaaaatttgaataattaagtatatatttattgtttactcttattttttttctctaaactaACTTTGTGTGAGATTGTATTTAAACATTATGTTCGTTTAGTTTATTTGATAATTATGCTCTGTGTACCCAAAGAGCATTAgatgttttcttcattttgggTTTTACTGTATACAGCCCCTACTTTGTTAAGTTTACATTCTGCAGTGTtggatttttgttttcaaaaaaaaaatatatcctcGACAAATAAACAAGTAAAATGTGGTTTGTATTGTTTATGAGAgcacaaaaaatacaaaatgtttTTCTAGTCTGCATTGTTTcagaatacaaaataaaaacacatttttgttttgtacACTTTCACAATATGAAAATACATTTCACATATTTTGGTTCACAATTAATTCAAAGTACAAAAAtgtctttattttgtattttaaattattattgttataaaatgctaattcatatttttattacacCAAAATATATCGAGTTTATTactatttttgtaatatattaaaaattaaaaattatatatcatttagtttcttttaaataaataaacttattcaattttttattttattaaataacaagtaaataatttttctttatttgttaaaacgtaaaattatataatctatacAATTATACACGCTTTGTTTCGAATTTTATCTTCTCTAAGTAACAACTTTTTcggattaaaataattattttacaatttttttttaatttaactgtttttttctattgatattttttacaaatttaatattttttaaaactaaaaaaaatcatctacaaaataattttattgtttttttgtatcataaaaaaagtaatagtCTTACATatcctttttatatataatgatgataaatgtattatatctttatatctttatttaatacaaattaaaaatatacaataaaaacatgattttatcatatatttctacttatttttttattgcaatcCTTTTTGTTCTGTTCACTAGTTGTGGATATGTTTTCAGTTTTAAAGTTTATGGTTCACTGATATACCTAGAAatgttaagaaaatgaaaaacaggGTTTGGCTAATAAAACATACAACAAAAAAGGAGCCGAAAGTTTATATACATCATTCCTTTACATCAATCAAAcagctttgtttgttttgttgtgtCTTCATTGCTATCCACAAAGCAAAAGCTTATAAATCAAAAGGAAAACGATACTGTTTTTCTTCACGAATTTCTGTTGGACAAGCTCTTCTAACTTTTCACTTATATGGACAGTAAACACTAAACTCCAAAATTCAAATTCCAAACGCAAACCAATCCatgttgctccctccactaTGCTGCTTGGAACTATCAGATCAAATTTTCTTATACACCAATAATGGTTATTATTTGCTTACAGATACATGGCTTCAGAAAACTCACTCACAATTAATGGCATACTCGTTTCTATGAATTGCTTGCACCACTCTATTTCTGTTGGTGCAAGACAATGTAAATAATATGGGTAAATGCAAAggtggaaaaggaaaaaaaaaaaaaaaaaaagagaccaCGCGGTTTTCTTTAGCAGTAGAAGTAGTCttaaagatatttgaaaatGACGTTGAATGAATCTGAGAAAAactatatgaagtatgaaatctacaaagtaaaaggaaaagaatcAAATCCCGTCACAGCTAAAATGATGTCAATCGGGGCTTCTGTAAATTCTCTTCTTTGTACAACAACCGACGCTTTTTCGAACCATATCCATGGTACTGGTAGATTATGCTGTAAAGGCACTGGCTCAGGCTTAGAATGTCAAACATTTCTATAAATGTTAAGTCCATTGTCCTGGATTTAGCACCAGCAAATCGTTGGTACTCCTCAAATACAGAAGATAAACACCAATTCTGTAATTTTCGCAAGCAACCAACAAGGCAACCAGTTCTATgctgcataaaagaagagccgaTCCGtcagaatatttatttaaaacaactaagtagaaaaaaatattatagatctGTTTTGTTTCCTTCTCATTTTTGTACTTTTAAAAATTGCTCTTTGAAATAATTTCATTGCATCCCACTGAACAACCAATTTCTCCTCCAAAATCTATTAAGTTAGAAAGctcttttataacaaaataacagAGAAAGTTTGGAGATTTTGTATCACCCTCTTCTACTTTGTTGTCCTAATTTAAGAGGAAGTTAGTTGGATTGGTGTTGTATGTGGTGAACTCGTTGTGTCTatcattatattttctaaaattagtgATCGAACACACCCTAAATTTACAGTTTCTGCATCTTTTAATACCTTTCCTCGCTTGCAATGGATCAAAACAGGGTGATTTCTCACATctgaaacaacaacaaaaaacaagAACTTATTAATATCCAATAAATAAGAGACAATGCAGCAATACCAAGAATACATATACACACGAAAAAACAAATCTATGATTGTTATATTTGAGTACCAATCAAAACTTTCAGTGCATCCATGATAGAATCCTTGAGAATAGGGGTAGAAATATCCTGCACACAGTACAAAAACTTGTTATCGctggaaaataaataataggttAACAAGGAGCCAGTAATTCAAATGCATCCTTAACGCAGAAAGGCATTCACTCAAAACCCAAAACTAATAGTTTAAGAAAAAACCAGATCAAGACTGTGGCATGATAATTAGAAAAAGAACAACTACATAAAAgcaaaaaagttataaattagaGTGAATCCCTCTTAGTCCTGGGCTGAAATCAAcaagaaaatttcaaattttaaagtaaatgagagagtttttataaaatttagacgCAAAAGTTGATTTTAATCTGTAGAAGAATTtagtctctcttttttttcttattctgaTAGTGAGAAGTTATCCAAACAGTCTAAACCTTGACCTGATAGGCACTTCAATAAAATCTGTCACCAAAATCAACAGACCCAAATATCCCATATCGTAAAGAGAATAACTTCAGAACAACATGAATCACATACCACACGACAAAAACACCTTTCAACGCAATATATGAAcaagaagaataataattatagtagCAATacaggagaaaagaaaaattaccgTTTTCCCCTCAATTGCAAATTGAAAGAGACGAATATTCTGCGACCGAAGGAACTCTAGATTTTCCTCAGGATAAGGCTCGGGGCACAGGTATCTGCACCAATTCGCAACCTCGTATTTAAGTTTCACgcttaaacattaaaaaacacaacaaaatctGCGGAAAAATCAAAATATGAGACACATTACAgaattctttaatttaattctttatttgaGGGGATTGGAAGGGGAAAAAATGACTTCAAGCGTGAAAGAATCTTGAAGAATGAAAATTGAAGGAAAGGAGAGACGAACATGATGGAACGAAGGTTTAGGGTTTGGAGAAAGGGGAAATTGGAGGAGGTAGGAAAGCTGGATCGGAAAATGCAGTCCTCGACCATGGCGAAGTTAGGGGGCGGAACCAGAACGGCGTCGTTGTCGTCGCCGTTCTCGACCTCCACGATCAACCCCATCGTTGGTTGTTCCAAGCCCAATGCGGTTTGTTTGAATCTCTCTCGAAAATATGAAAGATTGGATTTTTATTGAATGTGTATTATATAGAAAACAGAGACAATGAAGAAGTTATAATTTTCAGAATCTCTTTGCTTATTGGGATTCTTCTATTCCTCCTTTTAAGGAGAATGAGAAGGTCAATACGACGCCGTTTCGAACGAATTTAGGGGTTTTTCCCTCTCTCCCTCTGATTCCAAAACGGCGTACAACAAAATTTTGCTGTTGGCGCTGTTGCGAGGAACCCGCAATAAACAACGCTcccttatttattattattttttgtgataTTATTATTGTCACCCTTTCcttacattatatttttctctgatatatctttttaatattataaatattttattacttattaattgttttcaattttataacttatttattttgtttacttataacaaatattttcgatatttattttttgtattaatgttatatgttatattaataaatggtGAGTACAAAAGTTTAAACCTTATTAATAATGAAGATTAATTTGGTATTTTGgagtttttaaaaatgttattaaagtaGTTGTTTTTATTGGTATGTGATGTTAGAAGTGTTATATACTAAGGATTAGAGAGAATACATGATAAATGTTTGATGTGATTTATAGTTTGGTGGTATTAAATGCATATTTGTATTTAGCATTTTCTTAtaactacattttttttttataatataacgTTACTCTAAAAAATTACGAAGAATTaccttctttattttctctgtCAAAAGCTATTTTACATTGTTTTAGTCATCAcaaatagtttaatattataaatttattaattttaataataattgtaaatattatatatatatatatatataaacataatttgtaatatattatgaaatattacagccgtacttgtttaaaaacaattattgcTCTCTCTTTCGTCAATGATATATTAATGCGTTCAAGGAAATAAATGCACCCATAACAATACAATGTTTTAGGAACATGAAAgggttattttgttttttgggtttttcCTGAGTTAAATTATTAGTTTATGTGCGgtaataaaatcttaatattggttaattttgatatataacaGCATTAAAAGtacaaaatattatcataaataagatattttaattttataaattatctaAATCACATATTGTATCGTACCTAGTGGAGATCAAACGGTTAACATTCACCACTGTTCGGTCCATCCACTCAGGTCAAAGATTGGGTTGCAATTGAATCAACATTTAAGCTATTATTGGACCAATAATCCAGCAGAAGATAAaatcaaagatatctgattaaagatattcatAAAGCTGTTTATGAGCAACCGACCAGATTTTAAGctaagtttgtttatattttattaggccGTGATAACCTATAAATACAGGGCCAAGGCTACAAGCCAGTTACATTCCACTTACGTTCAACTCACAATTCATAACACCCAAACATTCAGTAGTGATAATTCTTCATTGAATACTCAACCAAGAGttgaggctcttcaaatcaaccgcctaacttgagcgtcggagtatcttttgcaggtaccttcCCCCAAGAGCACGAAGGCAACCGATCGGCTCAGACTGACGTGACCGAACGGCCCAGACGAAAATCAACTAGACAGCTCCGACAGAAGAAAGGCAAGCAGCTCAGGCGATCCCAGCTTTCAGATGGAAGGAAGACGCATCAGAACAGGTTAGTCTCTCAGTCCCGTAAAaatctaccgaaacattttggcgcccaccgtggggccgagagcAAGCAGAAGACGCTCAGatggtgaccacgaggagcatggaCGGACAACAGAATACCAGAGATTTGATAGCGCATATGCAAGCACAGATACAAGCACAGGCAAGAACCATACAGGCGCAGGCGCAAGCACAGCAAAAGATGCAGCAAAAGCACGCAACGAAAATTGCGGCGCTAAGGGCAGAACGAGTCCATACCGAGCGGTCTGCCTCAAACCACGAGAATGGAAACGAGGGAAGTCGTAATCGACAACCATCCCAGCACACCAACCCGAACGGTCGAGGAAGGAGATGGCCTTCGCCCATCCAAATTGTTCGACCAACCAGCTTACTCCCTTTTACGGCGACCATCATGCAAACTTCAATGCCAGAGAAGAATCCTCCAGTATTTGAGAGGTATGATGGCTCAACAGATCCCGACAATCATCTTAGGATCTTCACCAATGCAATGGCGTTCTACACGAACAATGATTCGATCATATCGAGAACCTTCTCCTTATCGCTCAAGGACGAAGCATTGGAGTGATATAACACTCTTCCCCCAAACATAGTGGATTGCTTCACCATTGGAGAAACCCTCTTTAGAAGACAATACGCCTCCAATCGGAAACAAGAGATAACACCAGGGGAATTGGTAAATACTAAACAGGAGAAAGGGAAAACTTTGAAAgcctttatgaaaaggtataaTGAAGTCGCACGGCGAGTTAAAGATGTTAATCACACTTATATCATCAGCAACCTGCCTTCATGTCTATGGCCATGATATTTTGCTAAAAAACTATATGCGCGACCACCAAAAATAATGGATGAACTTCAGGAAAGGATAGCTGAGTTTGTTCGTATGGAGGACATGAGGAGCTCAAGGAAGAAACAACAGCAGGAAGCTTCTACAGGCAGTAGCGAGAAAGGTAAGGTCCTTCGTTCGAAGGATTTTTCCCGAACGCCCAAGTTTACTCACTATACAACACTTAATGCGCCGAGGGCAGAAATTCTGAATGAAGCCCTTAATGATGACCTCATCTCGGTAAAAAATGTTGTTACACCTAGAAACGCGGATGGAAGGAAGCATTGCCAATGTCATCAGAACCAGGGACATACTACTCAAGAGTGTGTAACACTAAAAGATGACCTCGAGAAGCTTATCCGAGAAGGTCATCTCCGTAAGTATGTAAAGACAGATTGGTCGCGGATAAGAAGTTCATCAAGGTCTCCACAAAGAAATATTGAACGACCACATAGAAAGGAGGAGCGGAAACATAGGCGGGGTCGCAGCCGCAGCCATAGCTCTGACCGCACAATCCTGAGGCGTATCGACTAGAAGATATGATGAAAAGTACTTCCTAACGTTAGGAATGCGACTCATCTCGAGTTTACATTAGTTGAATTTTGATGTCatgttttatttcaattaaactATTTTGACAAGACTTACGTGTTTACACTTTTGGTATGAATAAAGCCAAAAAGTTTCTTTCAATCACATATGTTTAGTCGTTCAGCCTCATTGTTATTCAGTCGTTCGGCTTCACAGTACAGGTGACAGGACCATGCAGACCACTTGTCCAAGAGGAGGGCAAAAGCTGAGCGGTGATAGAAGTTCTCAACGAACTGTCACTCTCATAAACAAACCCAGGGACGTTATCCGAAAAACACCTAGTCCAAACTGACGGTGATCAGAGTTCTCAACGAACTATCACACTCGTAAACAAAACCCAGGAACGTTATCTGAAAAACACCTGGTCCAAACCGAGCGATGATAGAAGTTCTCAACGAACTGTCACTCTCGTAAACAAACCCAGGGACGTTATCCGAAAAACACCTGGTCCAAATCGAGCGGTGATAAGAGTTCTCAACGAACTGTCACACTCGTAAACAAAACCCAAGGACGTTATCTGAAAAACATCTCGTCCAAACCGAGcggtgataaaagttctcaaCAAACTGTCACTCTCGTAAACAAAACCCAGGGACGTTATCTGAAAAACACCTGGTCCAAACCGAGCAGTGATAAAAGTTCTCAACGAACTTTCACACTCGTAAACAAAACACAGGGACGTTATCCGAAAAACTTCTGATTCAAACCGAGTGGTGGGGAACGTTCTCAGCGAACgctcactctcgtcctaaaccgagcgaTGGGGAACGTTCTCAGTGAACGCTCATtctcgtcctaaaccgagcggtggggaacgttctaagtgaacgctcactctcgtcctaaaccgagcggtgggAAACGTTCTAAGTGAACGCTCACTCTCGTCTTAAACCGAGCGGTGGGGAACGTTCTCAGTAAACgctcactctcgtcctaaaccgagcggtgggGAACGTTCTCAATGAACGCTCACTCTTGTCCACAAGTGTTCGACCACTCGGCTTCAggtattcggccattcggcctacACTTCTCGATCTTCCATGGCCTCAGGTACTAAGTTCATTTTACATCCACTACTTAAATTGCCCGGCCCAAAGAAGAAGCAACGACGTAAAGCACATGGAAAGCAAGCTCCTCCCTACAGGGAAAACAACCttcctcaaactcataagtcctatagttaaccagGCTAAAGCCAAGCGCTTAACTCGAAGCTCTTCAATCACAcgtctaacttgagcgtcagagtattttttgcaggtacctcccccggAGCACGAAGGCAACCGATCGGCTCAGACTGACGTGATCGAACGACCCAGATGGAAATCAACCGAACGGCTCCGACAGAAGAAAGGCAAGCAGCTCAAGCGATCTCAgctttcaaataaaagaaagacGCATCAGAACAAGTTATAGTCTCTCGGTCCCGTAAAAATATAGCGAAACACATATTATGTCGATTAGAAGTTTAAAGATGTTTCTTCattaaatgtataataaattGTGATATAAAGGGGATGAAGTTGAATTACCAAGATGAAAAAAGTGATCAAATTAacgagaatatatatatatatatattctttaaaatCATAAGAGATTATTAACGGGAAGATataataaaagagataaaaaaattaaaataaaaaatttataaaagtaactTTACCACCGAATATATCACTCTTAATTAGTGAGAAGATATTATGCAAGAGATAATTGTTTTTTGTTCACTAACATAGTACTTCAAACTCGTAGCTGCGTGCACATTACATTAGCAAAACTAaacagtaaaatattatttattattatatagtaAGATTTGAATTGAATATGACACAAAATATTCCTCGTATTCAGTTGAGTCAAACTACACCCACTTGTGGAAAGTATAGACCAACCAATCGTGGTAACGATTGATTGAAACGTGATATATGAACAAATGTTCCTATGCATTGAATCAAAGGTTGTTGTTCCTTTCACCCAGATCATCAAATCCATTGGACTATGTTTATGATtggtttgtgtgattttttacAGTAAAAAATGATGAACTTTGCTGAGACTCAAAATTCAAAATGGGTCAACACGGAGTGCAAAGGGTTTTCATTCTAGCAAGCAAGCATGATGTGTGGTTTTGTGctgatttatgaaaaattaatttgttgtgTACACATCCGATTATTATAGCTAAACTATTAGGATGTAATTTGGTTTATTATACTCTATcactttttttatctatctaGTTATAAGTTGATCTATGTTATTTAGTCATAAGTTGGTTTATACTACTCAATCACAAATCGACTTGTTTTATATGCTCATAAGtcgatttgtttttatttgaccATTAGTGAATCTATTTCTACTCAGTCACAAATTCGTTTGTTTTTTCTCAGTCATAAGTCGACATATTTCTACTCGATCATAAATCGACTTGTCATATTTTAAtcagatat
This sequence is a window from Vigna angularis cultivar LongXiaoDou No.4 chromosome 2, ASM1680809v1, whole genome shotgun sequence. Protein-coding genes within it:
- the LOC108326958 gene encoding tyrosine-protein phosphatase DSP5 isoform X1; this encodes MGLIVEVENGDDNDAVLVPPPNFAMVEDCIFRSSFPTSSNFPFLQTLNLRSIIYLCPEPYPEENLEFLRSQNIRLFQFAIEGKTDISTPILKDSIMDALKVLIDVRNHPVLIHCKRGKHRTGCLVGCLRKLQNWCLSSVFEEYQRFAGAKSRTMDLTFIEMFDILSLSQCLYSIIYQYHGYGSKKRRLLYKEENLQKPRLTSF
- the LOC108326958 gene encoding tyrosine-protein phosphatase DSP5 isoform X2, encoding MGLIVEVENGDDNDAVLVPPPNFAMVEDCIFRSSFPTSSNFPFLQTLNLRSIIYLCPEPYPEENLEFLRSQNIRLFQFAIEGKTDISTPILKDSIMDALKVLIDVRNHPVLIHCKRGKVLKDAETVNLGIELVALLVACENYRIGVYLLYLRSTNDLLVLNPGQWT